The Candidatus Parvarchaeota archaeon DNA window AAAGGGATTGAGTGAAACCTGCATCTGGAAAAGAAGTGGTAAAACTTCTTCAAAAACTTGGGTTTAGTTTTAAGCGCCAAAAAGGCAGTCACTTACACCTAGTTAAAGAAGTGCAGGGAACAGTTCACCATGTTACAGTGCCAG harbors:
- a CDS encoding type II toxin-antitoxin system HicA family toxin, which produces MKPASGKEVVKLLQKLGFSFKRQKGSHLHLVKEVQGTVHHVTVPVHGNEDLNLFVLRSIARQAGYTAEEFSQLLIEK